The following proteins are co-located in the Peromyscus maniculatus bairdii isolate BWxNUB_F1_BW_parent chromosome 23, HU_Pman_BW_mat_3.1, whole genome shotgun sequence genome:
- the LOC102922311 gene encoding uncharacterized protein LOC102922311: protein MATASSSSHPPGVAAAHTALDSPLRAGGEPQGRLSPHQPPYPAPDSGEHTPRTAHIPSSSKSIYESLPRSPISPDTVTAPRSKLVIKVETSPPTLLVYMPTTECVPRSGLIITTPHPTTPCAALTYVPLTNSYTTSPETDELVTTVTSGRKVTSSATSASTVAVAGDTTTEMSPPSSSVSTVHTTQDTLTSSITETTDMITTAPTGVRATLSLTPGATYVSATGPSPVPTKTSLTTVTGNIAPPGTSALTTTGITTKPFPTASNSLKTETSSTHSPGPTNTSTPFASVAKETTTHAGEPSSAMTITNSGGITRKPMSDSPRETVSTASSHPTMSPTGKGTVLPSDMMASSVTSRILTSLPSTVLPSKPSDIDSTSRTPAPGMISMSTPPGLGMTSQSAHTPSAQGPDISTTTPAAPSHMPAGTTGLLPMTTSLRPAKTPSSSLSAPSVTLTSETLSPSKGIHTFRSTSLTTSSMGDTVPWGTMTDATSTHKASGTPATHTNFISSYPTTKNSGTLTNESHPTTSSMVTALPNTEGTGNTAGAPETSVPVTSSLSSSIFSSSAGSSQTDSVSSAPPITHTLHATAESTPAPTTTLTAPTSAEPPPSAVTAAGQAPSPTSAATFTGDTTPSPTTDLLITFSGAPTDAWLSGLSSISPPMSTTVLTSPTSRILSSTSAPSTQPVTPGVMHTTPLSTLMTTALPATDAASTAVSRANSPSFPGTAVGDFTPDVTSPTATTHVPRPDPSATPTWTSWPTSEAAGSATTHLVTTAPPASPPSSPSLTTASDTSSTHRAPTAATSSHPNTPGAMETLLSTTLSSSGAGTSTVAATDLHSSSTGNSGSSSAMAATTSTPADPSMSTTHTTMTPSSLFVNNTEVATPMSTPHTTTPRVPATSPNTGNTQTWSLAVTVPATTTLPTSVADVSSGNTESTPSAPSIPQTLHVTAESAPAPTGTTSTETLLTTASLIPTTDLPTESPSTEITAPSQTTLTVTPSDPLTFGTASIYPSVSTQVLASPTTTAFSSVSSSQPVTPDGTHTAPLATLETAFPTTKALSTGTSQAAPFTSFTKAVTLLTSESVSPSSVTDTLASATSVASTWPSLPTSEAVWTSTTPLVTLAAQTPSLITHSSTASTIYSTEGLPTTPTTSGVTDTATPTALASPTVDVSATPVTALHTSPTSNTVPLVTADITTTHEGDAVSSPTHSTLVPSFSSPQSSETMASVPTSQATPSRTATLSVTGNDSSFFATSLPVTSASSSSTSASGTGTIQTAGEPSAPTLPHSPHTTVESAPAPMTTNPFTTTTSTEPPSATASGTRTFFSTIVTSTTDLSTPPPMSEMATTASTSSSFAPLDTLTSGRLTTSPSRTTHALPSHTSGVLSSTFVPSTQPVTPGSADTPPSSTLASTLPTSDAASLTSSLVSFPSSPTRPVTESVLHFTSPASSTDTSSADVSSTTRPSQLTSETDTTAAAHTVTLAALTPSLTPPIITASESYLTDSMSASSSSRPELTPTVSSSPSTHRHTIPATALTPSPPGNTEHTVAGGTSTHTASSPLSSVTRNTETPRVSTRHAIATIRTTNPSSAGNPASPLATRIPATSASISASSVGATQTGSVPSAPVTSPTPHTMAESTSTLTTAATLAAPTPTGPPPPASAATGAGQPPSPTPSAATSTGESTVSPATGLPTESLMTDTTVTSPTTSSVTTTGPLTFGIAVSSSDVTSSVLTSRTSRALSSMSVSGSQPGTPDTVYSTPVSTLVTSLPGTNAAWTATAQVTSPSPPATYSASDSSAFVPVTDTSTPTTFLSSTQPSSIISGTAMTTTADLITTVTPTPSRSPTASSNSNMHSTDSVSTTTISLHPTTSGNLGALTSMTSSFPSEGIPTIAVTSLASSSTGNSGTSAVTATTSTYTGSSILPTHTNIIPSSSIIQNTGISLLSTAHSFVPTVTAAVTATGNTPSGSLGMSTSVSLEISLSKSTSKFASDSGTKTSPVPTSISPTSTNSPISSFQTQSPSPNSSPILSTSHVPTTSTGWSTLRTLMSTSTLLTTLTSSGEPRTESLSRGSTSPNAVVTAFGTLISLTPTVMMSTPLPSSATSPMQSMTTKSPTFSPSSSTEDRVPSAVTSFPPSSTTRTSPTTSSPTTAHTESTPFSYISLPSTTSCPETITITIVPTSPLTPCVDINPSTDVTSAPSTPFSVIPSTTEMVTFSSSTSQRSFLPTYTDTSSVTPETEPSGVITDAPSSTVTMTTDTGTVLTSTSVSTRDHWLSVTSTITPDMPGSVSVPPTPQPSSILPTTTASSKVIYPIPSTAKSPETAVTTMRSPSALTSPSSRPTPSTAQVTTAASLTTTPGICENGGTWDQDRCVCVPGFSGDRCQVPDTRCQNGGTWDGIKCLCPSTFYGSLCESPVEQLEIDTVKTEVGMEVSVDQEFSQDLKDNTSKAYRDFSNAFQGQMQKIYQTVQGFQGVRILSLRSGSVVVDYLVLLKLPFSPQLQGEYEKVKTLLKEELQRSSQDGDGCQDNQTLCFKPDSVKVNNGTKEEELTPNAICHRTAPAGYEDFYFPLVELNRLRCVTNCTPGVDGTIDCHQGQCFLQKNGPTCRCFSTDTYWFSGPRCEVAVHWRGLVGGLVGAAAVLLLLLVALGVWVARSRGRDKAPPPPGRSWSQDRKRFATRNEGVLGTFSYAGFQDSPTGESCCLETGLPCAGLQSEEGVWTPQPGQTRMWCPEWVPSVPRVGALGAQSGCPRCPEWVPSVPRVGALGVQSGCPWCPEWVPLVPRVGALGAQSGCPRCPEWVPLVPRVGALALEEGTIPD, encoded by the exons ATGGCCACAGCCAGCTCTAGCTCACACCCGCCTGGTGTGGCGGCAGCCCACACTGCTCTGGACAGTCCTCTGCGTGCTGGAGGTGAACCTCAGGGGCGTCTCAGTCCCCACCAGCCCCCTTATCCAGCTCCTGACAGCGGGGAACACACACCCAGGACTGCCCACATACCCAGTAGCTCCAAGTCCATTTATGAGTCACTGCCCAGATCCCCAATCAGTCCTGACACCGTGACGGCCCCGAGGTCCAAGCTTGTCATCAAGGTGGAGACCAGTCCTCCCACTCTCCTGGTCTACATGCCCACCACCGAGTGCGTACCCCGCTCTGGCCTCATcatcaccaccccccaccccaccaccccctgtGCAGCCCTGACCTATGTACCCCTCACCAACTCTTACACCACCTCTCCCGAGACGGACGAGCTGGTGACAACCGTCACCTCTGGTAGGAAAGTGACCTCATCCGCTACCTCTGCTTCCACTGTTGCTGTTGCGGGGGACAccaccacagaaatgtccccaccttcttcctctgtctcaacCGTACACACAACCCAAGATACCCTGACCTCTTCTATCACAGAAACCACAGACATGATCACCACGGCCCCGACAGGTGTGCGTGCAACACTGTCCCTCACTCCGGGAGCGACTTATGTGTCTGCTACGGGTCCTTCTCCAGTTCCTACAAAAACCTCCTTAACAACAGTAACTGGTAACATTGCCCCACCCGGCACCAGTGCCTTGACCACCACAGGCATCACTACCAAACCATTTCCAACTGCAAGTAATTCTCTCAAAACAGAAACTTCCTCCACCCATTCCCCGGGCCCCACCAATACATCAACACCTTTTGCTTCTGTTGCTAAGGAAACAACCACTCACGCGGGTGAGCCGTCCTCGGCGATGACAATAACGAACTCTGGGGGAATCACACGTAAACCTATGAGTGACAGTCCCAGAGAAACTGTCAGCACAGCATCTTCCCACCCAACCATGTCACCCACCGGCAAGGGGACGGTTTTGCCGTCTGACATGATGGCTTCCTCAGTGACCTCCAGAATTCTAACGTCACTACCAAGTACGGTTCTGCCTTCTAAACCTTCTGATATTGACTCCACCTCTAGAACGCCTGCACCTGGGATGATCTCAATGTCCACTCCCCCAGGTCTTGGGATGACTTCCCAAAGCGCACACACACCATCGGCACAAGGTCCAGACATCTCTACCACAACGCCAGCAGCTCCCAGCCACATGCCTGCAGGCACAACAGGTCTCCTGCCCATGACGACGAGTCTCAGGCCAGCAAAAACACCTTCTTCTAGTCTGTCAGCACCAAGTGTGACACTCACGTCTGAAACCCTGTCACCTAGTAAAGGCATCCACACCTTTAGGAGCACAAGTCTTACCACGTCATCTATGGGTGACACTGTTCCATGGGGCACCATGACAGACGCCACCTCAACCCATAAAGCTTCTGGTACGCCAGCAACACACACCAATTTCATCTCATCGTACCCCACCACGAAGAACAGTGGTACACTTACTAACGAATCTCATCCCACAACTTCCAGTATGGTGACTGCCCTTCCAAATACTGAAGGTACCGGAAATACCGCAGGTGCCCCAGAGACAAGTGTTCCAGTCACATCTTCACTCTCCTCCTCCATATTCTCCAGCAGTGCTGGGTCCTCACAGACGGACAGTGTGTCATCAGCTCCACCCATCACCCACACGCTCCACGCGACAGCAGAGTCCACCCCAGCACCCACCACCACACTCACGGCCCCCACATCTGCAGAGCCACCTCCCTCAGCAGTGACTGCAGCAGGCcaggccccctcccccacctctgctgCCACATTCACGGGAGACACCACACCGAGTCCCACCACAGACCTCCTGATCACTTTTTCGGGTGCCCCCACAGATGCATGgctctctgggctgtccagcatCTCCCCTCCCATGAGCACCACTGTGTTGACATCACCCACAAGCAGGATTCTTTCCTCTACATCTGCCCCAAGCACGCAGCCTGTCACCCCTGGCGTGATGCACACCACCCCTTTATCGACTTTGATGACGACAGCGCTTCCGGCTACCGATGCCGCATCTACAGCGGTGTCTCGGGCCAACTCTCCCAGCTTTCCAGGTACCGCTGTTGGAGACTTCACACCAGATGTCACCTCTCCTACAGCCACCACACATGTGCCGAGGCCTGACCCCTCCGCCACGCCCACCTGGACCTCTTGGCCCACCTCAGAAGCAGCCGGATCTGCTACCACACACTTGGTCACCACAGCTCCCCCGGCGTCTCCTCCCAGCAGCCCTAGCCTCACCACAGCCTCCGACACTTCCTCCACTCACAGAGCACCCACAGCTGCGACCTCCTCACATCCCAACACCCCTGGTGCCATGGAGACGCTCCTGTCTACAACGCTGTCTTCTTCTGGTGCAGGCACTTCCACAGTTGCAGCCACAGATCTCCACTCCTCATCTACAGGCAACAGTGGTTCCTCCTCCGCTATGGCAgccaccacctccacccctgcAGATCCCAGTATGTCCACCACCCACACCACTATGACCCCATCTTCCCTTTTCGTCAATAACACAGAGGTAGCAACGCCGATGAGTACACCCCATACCACCACCCCACGTGTGCCAGCTACTTCTCCAAACACTGGAAACACCCAAACCTGGTCCCTTGCTGTCACTGTTCCCGCCACAACTACACTCCCCACCTCGGTGGCTGATGTCAGTTCTGGGAACACCGAGAGTACACCTTCAGCGCCGAGCATCCCTCAGACACTCCACGTGACAGCTGAGTCCGCCCCAGCACCCACCGGCACCACATCTACAGAAACACTGTTAACTACGGCCTCCCTGATCCCTACCACAGACCTTCCCACAGAATCTCCCAGCACAGAAATCACAGCCCCTTCCCAGACCACGTTGACAGTCACACCCTCAGATCCACTGACTTTTGGGACAGCAAGCATCTATCCATCGGTGAGCACCCAAGTGCTGGCTTCCCCCACCACGACTGCTTTCTCCTCTGTGTCAAGCTCGCAGCCAGTCACCCCTGACGGCACACACACGGCCCCCTTAGCCACCTTGGAGACCGCGTTCCCAACTACCAAAGCCTTGTCTACAGGTACCTCTCAGGCCGCCCCCTTCACTTCTTTCACCAAAGCTGTGACATTGTTGACATCAGAGAGCGTCTCTCCTTCCTCCGTCACAGACACACTGGCCTCCGCCACGTCTGTCGCTTCCACCTGGCCTTCCTTACCCACCTCAGAAGCAGTCTGGACTTCTACCACACCCTTAGTCACCCTGGCTGCCCAGACGCCATCTCTCATCACTCACAGCTCCACAGCCTCCACCATCTACTCCACAGAGGGGCTCCCCACAACGCCTACCACTTCTGGTGTGACGGACACAGCTACACCCACAGCCCTGGCTTCCCCCACTGTGGACGTCTCTGCCACACCAGTTACAGCTCTCCACACCTCTCCTACGAGCAACACTGTCCCGCTGGTCACAGCAGACATCACCACAACCCACGAAGGTGATGCTGTTTCGTCACCAACCCACTCCACTCTGGTCCCatctttctccagcccccagagctcagaaACAATGGCATCTGTCCCTACGAGTCAGGCCACACCCAGCAGGACAGCTACCCTCTCAGTCACCGGCAACGACTCAAGTTTCTTTGCCACAAGCCTTCCAGTCACATCTGCTTCTTCCTCGTCCACCTCTGCCAGCGGGACTGGGACCATCCAGACAGCGGGTGAACCCTCAGCTCCAACCTTGCCCCATTCTCCCCACACAACTGTTGAATCCGCCCCAGCACCCATGACCACCAACCCATTCACAACAACCACGTCCACAGAGCCACCCTCTGCGACCGCATCAGGGACTAGAACCTTCTTCAGCACCATTGTGACGTCCACCACAGACCTTTCCACACCACCTCCGATGTCAGAAATGGCAACCACGGCCTCCACCAGCTCTTCATTTGCCCCCTTAGATACCTTGACTTCCGGGAGGCTCACTACCTCTCCTTCACGGACCACCCATGCGTTGCCTTCACACACAAGTGGGGTCCTGTCCTCAACATTTGTCCCAAGCACACAGCCTGTCACTCCTGGCAGCGCAGACACTCCCCCATCGTCTACTTTGGCGTCAACACTGCCAACTTCCGATGCCGCATCTCTAACCTCATCTCTAGTCTCTTTCCCCAGCTCTCCAACTAGGCCAGTTACAGAGTCCGTGCTCCATTTcacatctcctgcctccagcacAGACACGTCTTCCGCTGACGTCTCCTCGACCACCAGGCCCTCTCAGCTCACTTCTGAAACAGACACGACAGCTGCCGCACACACGGTCACCTTGGCTGCTCTGACCCCCTCCCTCACACCTCCCATCATCACAGCCTCAGAGAGCTACTTGACCGACAGTatgtctgcttcctcctcctcacgTCCCGAGCTCACACCCACAGTCTCCTCCTCACCTAGCACACACCGCCACACCATCCCAGCCACGgccctcaccccctcacccccggGAAACACTGAGCACACTGTGGCGGGAGGCACCTCTACCCACACCGCTTCCAGCCCTCTTTCCTCCGTCACCCGGAACACAGAAACGCCACGTGTCAGCACACGCCACGCCATTGCCACCATCAGGACCACTAACCCCTCAAGTGCAGGAAACCCCGCCAGTCCACTTGCCACGAGGATTCCAGCGACATCTGCATCCATCTCTGCCAGCAGTGTGGGCGCCACACAGACGGGCAGTGTGCCGTCAGCTCCAGTCACCAGCCCCACGCCCCACACGATGGCTGAGTCCACCTCGACACTCACTACCGCCGCCACACTCGCGGCCCCCACACCTACAGGGCCACCCCCTCCTGCTTCCGCCGCGACTGGAGCAgggcagcccccctcccccaccccctctgctgCCACGTCCACGGGAGAGAGCACAGTGAGTCCTGCCACGGGCCTGCCTACGGAATCGCTCATGACAGACACAACTGTGACTTCCCCAACCACGTCTTCGGTCACTACCACGGGCCCACTCACATTTGGGATAGCCGTGAGCTCTTCTGATGTGACCTCCAGTGTGTTGACCTCACGCACGAGCAGGGCCCTATCCTCTATGTCTGTCTCAGGTTCACAACCAGGTACCCCTGACACAGTGTACAGCACCCCAGTGTCTACCTTGGTGACCTCACTTCCAGGCACTAACGCAGCATGGACAGCTACAGCCCAGGTCACCTCCCCTAGTCCTCCCGCCACATACTCTGCGTCAGACAGCTCCGCTTTTGTCCCTGTCACTGACACATCGACCCCCACCACCTTCCTGTCATCAACCCAGCCATCTTCAATCATCTCAGGCACAGCTATGACTACCACCGCAGACTTGATCACCACAGTCACCCCGACTCCCTCTAGGAGCCCCACGGCTTCTTCCAACTCAAACATGCACTCCACTGACAGTGTGTCTACAACTACCATCTCCTTACATCCTACAACTTCTGGTAACCTGGGGGCCCTGACATCTATGACCTCCTCTTTTCCTAGCGAAGGAATCCCTACCATTGCCGTTACAAGTCTCGCCTCCTCATCTACAGGCAACAGTGGTACGTCTGCCGTGACAGCTACCACCTCAACCTATACAGGTTCTAGTATATTACCAACCCACACCAATATTATCCCGTCCTCCTCCATCATCCAGAACACAGGGATTTCACTTCTCAGCACAGCCCACTCCTTTGTCCCCACTGTGACAGCTGCCGTCACAGCTACTGGGAACACCCCATCAGGTTCCCTTGGGATGAGTACCTCAGTTTCACTTGAAATCTCACTGTCAAAGTCAACTTCTAAATTTGCCTCTGACTCGGGAACCAAAACTTCTCCTGTTCCTACCAGTATTTCTCCTACAAGTACCAATTCCCCGATCTCTTCTTTTCAAACTCAAAGTCCATCACCAAACTCCAGTCCTATCTTGTCAACATCCCATGTGCCCACGACAAGCACCGGCTGGTCCACTCTTAGGACTCTCATGTCCACCTCCACTTTGTTAACTACACTTACTTCCTCAGGTGAGCCCAGAACAGAATCTCTCTCCAGGGGAAGTACTTCTCCAAATGCAGTGGTCACTGCTTTTGGTACCTTGATCTCCTTGACACCCACAGTAATGATGTcgactcctctgccttcctctgctacTAGTCCAATGCAAAGTATGACTACTAAATCTCCTACGTTCTCCCCTAGTTCCAGTACAGAAGACAGAGTCCCCTCTGCAGTAAcatcctttcctccttcttcaaCTACCAGAACTTCTCCAACCACCTCATCACCGACCACAGCTCACACCGAATCAACCCCCTTCTCTTACATCTCTCTTCCTTCCACCACATCCTGTCCAGAAACCATCACCATCACAATAGTCCCTACCTCTCCACTGACGCCATGTGTTGacatcaatcccagcactgacgTGACATCTGCTCCCTCTACCCCATTCTCAGTCATTCCCTCTACCACTGAAATGGTCACCTTTTCCAGTTCTACCAGCCAAAGATCATTTCTCCCGACATATACGGACACTTCTTCCGTGACTCCGGAAACGGAGCCCTCGGGTGTCATCACTGATGCTCCTAGCTCGACGGTCACGATgaccacagacacaggcacagttCTGACCAGCACCTCAGTGTCCACTAGGGACCACTGGTTGAGCGTCACCTCCACAATCACCCCGGATATGCCCGGCTCTGTCAGTGTTCCTCCAACCCCGCAACCAAGCAGCATCCTTCCAACTACCACAGCTTCAAGCAAGGTGATCTACCCCATTCCATCTACCGCAAAGAGCCCAGAGACAGCAGTGACCACCATGAGGTCTCCTTCCGCCCTTACATCACCATCGTCAAGACCAACTCCAAGCACTGCTCAGGTGACTACAGCAGCAAGCTTGACCACCACCCCAG GCATTTGTGAAAATGGCGGCACCTGGGACCAGGACCGGTGCGTTTGtgttcctggtttctctggagacCGCTGTCAAGTTCCGGACACCAGATGCCAGAACGGGGGCACATGGGATGGCATCAAGTGTCTCTGCCCCAGTACCTTCTATGGGTCTCTCTGCGAGTCTCCAGTGGAGCAGTTAGAAATAG ACACAGTAAAGACCGAAGTGGGCATGGAGGTATCTGTGGACCAGGAATTCTCTCAAGACCTCAAAGACAACACTTCCAAGGCCTACAGAGATTTCAGCAACGCCTTCCAGGGCCAG ATGCAGAAGATCTACCAGACTGTCCAAGGTTTCCAGGGTGTGCGGATCCTGTCCCTGAG GAGCGGCAGCGTCGTGGTAGACTACCTGGTCCTGCTGAAGCTGCCCTTCAGTCCCCAGCTGCAGGGCGAGTACGAGAAGGTGAAGACGTTGCTGAAGGAGGAGCTCCAGAGATCCAGCCAAGACGGTGACGGTTGTCAGGACAACCAGA CCCTGTGTTTTAAGCCCGACTCCGTCAAGGTGAACAATGGCACCAAGGAAGAAGAGCTGACCCCCAACG CCATCTGTCACCGAACTGCCCCCGCGGGCTATGAGGACTTCTACTTTCCCTTGGTGGAGCTGAACAGGCTCCGCTGCGTCACCAACTGCACACCTGGAGTGGATGGCACCATCGACTGCCACCAGGGACAGTGTTTCCTACAGAAGAACGGCCCAACCTGTCG CTGCTTCTCCACAGACACCTACTGGTTTTCGGGCCCCCGCTGCGAGGTGGCGGTTCACTGGAGGGGGCTGGTTGGGGGGCTGGTGGGCGCCGCTgctgtgctgctgctgttgctggtggCCCTCGGTGTCTGGGTGGCACGCTCCCGGGGCAGGGACAAGGCGCCCCCGCCCCCAGGCAG GTCCTGGAGCCAGGACAGGAAGCGGTTTGCCACCCGGAATGAAGGCGTCCTGGGGACTTTTTCCTACGCGGGCTTCCAGGATTCCCCGACCGGTGAGTCTTGCTGCCTGGAGACCGGGCTGCCCTGCGCTGGGCTGCAGTCTGAGGAGGGCGTGTGGACTCCACAGCCAGGACAGACGCGTATGTGGTGCCCAGAGTGGGTGCCCTCGGTGCCCAGAGTGGGTGCCCTCGGTGCCCAGAGTGGGTGCCCTCGGTGCCCAGAGTGGGTGCCCTCGGTGCCAAGAGTGGGTGCCCTCGGTGTCCAGAGTGGGTGTCCTTGGTGCCCAGAGTGGGTGCCCTTGGTGCCCAGAGTGGGTGCCCTCGGTGCCCAGAGTGGGTGCCCTCGGTGCCCAGAGTGGGTGCCCTTGGTGCCCAGAGTGGGTGCCCTGGCCCTTGAGGAAGGGACGATTCCTGACTGA